Within the Arachis duranensis cultivar V14167 chromosome 10, aradu.V14167.gnm2.J7QH, whole genome shotgun sequence genome, the region accatattcatcctaccttaaccctaaccccattacaaccttatgaagtcctcatgatatttgcatacATGCATCAAGtacttgttgattgttagatgaagagcaaacCATAGAATTcatgattagaggagacttgagtgattaaaccctaaacactgagcgattagagtgtatacacatccggtgaggggttcGATTGCTTAATTCTATGCTTTCACctcttatttttgttttcttgcaagttgcttcatTTTGAAACTAGAATCAATTCTTCGGATTGTGATTGTATTGCAagatttctttattttagcccTAATTGTCTATATGCTTGTttggaaatttgtttttttgttttgtcaAAGTCAATAGGAAACTATAGTATAGATATGAATATATAGCATTTATTATACTTGCATGCATATAAATAGTTTCACTCGACCTTGGTCAGGAGCTGAAGGTGGCTTCTAATAGCAGCATCATTCATGCTGATAAAGCTATGTGAAAGGATGTGTTTTTCACTCCAAGCAAGGCCATCAAAATCCTACTCATATATTCTCCCTAATTCTGTAGTCTTGCATTTTTCGGGATTTGGTTCGGAAGAAGAAGGCAGAGGATGGGTTGCTGGCTTGGCTGAGCTGGGAGGAGGAGAAGTCGGTCGGGAGGTCAAGTCAGGAATAACCTTTAGAGAGGTTGAGGCACCCAAGTCTGACTTTGAGGGCGAAGACAGGTCGACGGTTTTACCAACTTTTTTCAACTGTATGCTCCATGCAATAACGTTCTTCCTAGCAGTCTGGAGCGTTTTCATAGCAGCCGACTTGGGAGCCATCCTTTCTGCAACACCCAAATAAGGGCACATTAGTCACCAATCAATTTTACAAGAAAAATCTATAAATGGAAGGGAAAACTACCAAGCTCGAACTGAAGTTGGCTCAGATTTCCTAAGTGCCTTTTTGTATCCAGATAAGGAACTTGGCCCTAGTACTCCTGGAACACCCCTGCCACACCTTCCTCTACCTTGTCTAAGTCATCCGAGTTATATTTGACTATCATAGGATTTTGTTTCTAATACAAAGGGAAAAAGGGCTCATTCTCATCATTCAGGAAAAAAGGTCGGGCACCCTCTGCAACTCAGACcttaaagaaataatttttaaatcgtgaaaggactcatcaaaaatagcaaaaaCTTTCCTACCCTAAATAGCACGGAAAAAGATCCAACCTTGTTTTTTAGAGATAAAGGGTTTGGTAAGCACGAAGAGGTAAAAGAAAACTTTAAGAGAAGTCCAGACATTTAGTTTTCGCAAAGAAGCTGGTATATTTTTAAGAAGCCCCAAGAATTAGGATGCAATTGGATAGGGGTAACATTGCAAAATTTAAGGACCTCGGACTCAAAAgtcagaaaaaggaaaagtaacccTTAACTTTGTAAAGAAACAATCATACACATATATGAAGTACCGTTCCAACTTATCAAGTCGGGGAAAGGACCCTCTCCTCAGGGTCAGCATCAACAGTCCCATAATTCTTCTCATCCTCTTGACTTAAACATAACCTATAATGTCGATGAAAGGCTTCggcatattttttatcaataatagggATAGGGGTAAGAACAGTTAAATCTACCTAAGTCAAGTCGGAGAGGACCTTAGATGACATGATGTGAACTACTAAACGAGACATACAAGCTACACCTACAATACAACAAACAAAAATCAATCACTATAAATTGGACAAAACAAGGCAAATAATTAGAAGGGGGAGTTGATTTCAAAGATTGCCACCAACATCCTGAACGTAAAGCATAAGCAACACAAGCtttcacaaattcaaaagaagtCGGGTCATTGTTAACTAGAAATATCGCAAAACCTTCCCAGAGCACAACAGTTACACTATATCTCTCACACATAGAAATGAGGCAATCTTCTACAAGAAAATGGCATCATTTTGGGGCAATATAGAACCCTACGTTCAAAATCGCAGCAACAGTAAAAGAAAGCAagtaaaaatctttcaaaaatcaaaattaaatttccaGGATTGCAAAATCTAAAATTCAATATTGCAATCACAGAGACGAAAGGGCATCACCTAGAATACAAAAAAACAATCAAAGGAGAATAAAGCACCAATCTTTAAGGAGCGCAAAACAGAAGGGCACTACAAACTGCAAAAACTCAAACTATCCTCTACCAAAGTGCAAACAAAATCCTCTAAATTTTCAAGATGGAGAAATCCTGAATACTGGAACAAATGCACGAAGGAAAGTTGAAGAGgttgaagaaaaagagaaaagggtgCAAACGTTTCAGAAAGCGAAAAAgggaagaaacaagaaaaataaagtatttataAGTACTAGGGATAAAATATCATTTCGTACCCCTCATAAATGCGCATGGTTACCAAGGTAACTGAAGAGAGAATGTGGGTAACGTTAAGAAAAGATGTAATGTTTCAAAAAACACATCGAGTGCCCAACTTCCCCTAAAAGGCGGACTACCCGACGTGAAAGGACAGGATCACCGATGCTTGAGCCCGACCTCTTAAAGCTCAAATTCAAGTaagggcactgttcatatctaACCAAAAAACACTAAACCAggcccaaaaaaaataaaattccacCCAAAAAGGTGGCCTCATCTACTTTTTCGAGCTCATAGAAGTCGGGCACAACAAAAGTAGTTTAACGCCACTtatctaagtaagtaatttccTCTTGAAATATCTCCTACTACCTCCCTACTTTATCTAGAAGCAAgatctcaacaaatttccaaaATAAAGGGAACTGTCACCTACCATCAGAGATGGAACTACTTCAAAGATGGTTATCTttttactataaatacactaacaGAACCTCAAGTATATTTAAGATCCAATATACTAAAAACCTGTTtaaacccttgctaacttaagtattaAAGTCCCTTACAAGTACCTCCACCACCCAACCTCATCACGAAGAACTCGAACGGTGACACCTCGACTCCAACACAAATCAGACGCTGCATCAAAAGTTATCTGGACCTAATGTCTAAGCCAAAAAGCAACCCAATTTTAAGTAACCCTCAAAACACTAACtatattatttgtatactaTAAACAAAAATGAGAACAACagttttcttttatgccttttATTCTAATGACCGAGTGGCTAGCATCGCGATAATCTATTAGTCCACATGTCTGACATATTATTGCggagttaatactcaaaatggCCCCTAAAATTTGACCCCCGACGCAATTTAGCCCTCAAACTTTCAATTGACTCAAATTGTACCTTGAAATTTTGATCCGTGTCTCAATTTGGCCCTTCCGTCGTTTTCAGTCACCGGAAAGATGACCTGGCAAATTTCAAGGGCCATTTTTAGTATTAACTCGTTTTAATTCTACCCCTACCATCAAATTTTTAACACTCAACATATggtcaacaatttttttttcagtgcAACCATCACTGGCCAAACAAGCCATTAGAACTAAGAGTCCAATACATCACTACATCAAAAGaagaactaaaaaaaagaaatttttaagcTTTATTTTCTCAATCTTCACCCTAATTTGTTCAGATAACAAAATCaagttcaatttttctttttttattattttttgattctGGGGCAAAGAATGAATGGGTTGAAAGAAAAATTGTTGAGGAGGCTAAAATCAATCAAGCCAATTGGGGCTCACATAAGATCAAATCCTTCAAGTGAAAGCATTTGTATgttgatttttttcaaaagattccAACTTTCAACCTAAGTTCTCTCTTTGTTTCCTGAAAAAATGTTCCCAAGAAAATAGTTGTTGTCCACCCTTTCCAGAGAACTTTGCTACAATGAATTTTTATGGTGGTCAATCCATTTAAAAGCAATCAGAATCCCATGACACCAAAAAAAGAGGGTTAAGTCTCAAGAGTCTAATTTCAGAAAGTGGGTTTAAATCTCGCCGATGCCGTGCGCACATGGTGTTGTTGTAGGCCAAGTTGAAAGCTTTTCACACTTGTTTACCTAACACTATGCGAATCAGGGTCACCCAAAATTTCTTAGCATAAGTAGCGGAAGATTCAGAAGAAGAGTGGAGGCAGATGGCCAACCCGAGCACCGCAACGGTGAAGAAGAACCAAAATACGCAGAGCTAGAGCAGAGGCAGATGCTGACCCACAATTGTGACAGCGATAATGACTCAGAGGCCAAAGCAGAGGATGGCAAAGGCTAATGAAATAAAGAAGCATGAGAAGAGGCAGATCTAGGGGACATGATAGGAGGCCAAAAATAGAGACCAAATTTTAGAAACAATGATTTGGGAGAAATAGGAGTTGCTaggtttttttttcaaattattaggGGCTAAATTGATGCATACAGAAATTTTGCCACGTCAGAGAACTGTTGAGGCTGCCAGATGTTAATTacacgtggcacgccagtttttCGGTGACGAAAATAGACGGAAAAGCCAACTTGAGCCACAGCCTAAAATTTCAAGATACAATTTGAGTCAATTGATAATTCGAAGGTTAAATTAAGTCAGAGCTCAAATTTCAGGGGtcattttgagtattaactcatTGATATAACCTCTTTTAAGTTGTATTTTTGACTAAATTCCCATTTTGGTCCCTGAGATTCACGCGATTACTCATTTTGGTCCTcgaaattcaaaattatctATACTGGTCCACCAGATTCAAGTCCAGGCACCAATGTGGTCCCTCGACTCTTTTCGGCGATGACTAGACAAACAGAATGCTGAGATGGCACCCTCCCTGCCACGTCGGATGATGcgtaaacgacgtcgtttaccCTTGGCACCCAAACAAGTCAGAAATATCATCGTTTTGTATATAAAGGGAGAAGAAACGATGGAGACctaaaataaagtatttttcttcttctctacctCCGCTATTATTCATTTCTGACTTGTCTATTCTTCATTTTTGACTTGTTTGGGTGTCAAGGGTAAAGGACGTTGGTTACTCATCATCCAACGTGGTAGGAAGAGTGTCATATCAGCATTCTGTTTGTCTAGTCATCGCCATAAAGAGTCGAAGGACTATATTAGTGCCCAGATTTGAATCTGGAGGACTAGTAtaggtaattttaaattttggagaCTAAATTGAATAATCACGTGATTTTCAAGGACCAAAATGAGTATTTAGTCAACGTTTTTAATAGTCACTAAAGTTAATCAAagagaaacagaaaataaatgaagGTGATTTCTTCCATACCCAACTAGTTTGAGGGTATTACATACCCTTCCTACATGTTCCAATTAAGTGTTGACAAATGTATTCATTAATTCCAGTCAGCAaaggattttttaatttttaaaaattaaaaaaattgaatttaatacATGTATTATATACTTAATATATACACAACTTAATACACTCTACATACATTTTAACTCTGGTTAAATCAAATCACCATACATGGTaaactttaaataaattaaaaaaaaaagaaaaagaaaaaattggttTTCCTCTTCTTCCCTAATCCCAATCCCTTCAACGGCACCAATTCCCCCTAACCCTAATCCCCTCAACGGCACCGATTCCCCAGTGAGGCAGGAAGTCAACAACCCCTCCAGGCTCCAACACCGCCGGCCGTCTCGTCGTCTTCATCTCGCCGGACACGGTGCGGCTCCGACGACCTCCCTCCACGTCGCGTTTTGGCTCGCAGCCTCGCAGGTCGTCTTCTTCATCGCAACTCCTTGCTCTGTCGGTGCTTCCTCTCCGTCACTGCTTCCTTCCCTTCGCCAAAGTCTGCTTCGCTGTGCTCGAACAGGTTGGTATCTCCTCACTTCTCTGCGTTGGTGAAGTGAAAGTGTGAAACCCGTTATCTCTGTGTTTTTTGTTATTCAAGtggattttaatttaattaagcgAGTGAGTAACTGATTAATGatgttgaattgttgattatAAATCTGTTTATGTTATGTTGTTAATGGCAGATTGATGATGTTTATGTTATATCTGTTTATGAATCTGATTAATGATGTTGAATTGCTGATTCTTGGCTGTGTAACATACATAGGTTAATGGCAGATTGATGTTTGTTTTCTGAttattagtgtttatggttGTTTTGTTGGCATACCAAACTTTATGCCATATTCATCACAGCCACTCTTCACTGCTACACAGTCATCTCCAGAAACTATATAGCAATCTTCAATTCTGGTGTTTGTGCAAGAATATAAGAATaggaaaaaaatcaacaaaatataagaaaaaaatttattaatctaTATTCTATATGATTTGTTTAGGCACTCTTATTTTGTTGTTTGGAGACGGAGTAATATATAGTCTCAAACTCTGCTGGGATGACTTAGGGTGTGTTTGTAAAATACGTTGAAGAGGATAAAAGTGCGTTTCAACATTATCCCAAAAGCTCGTTCACTAGAAGTAAGAAATTATAACTTCTGCGTTTACTTTACTCAACGTACGTTTAGGTTTGTTGCTAGTTATTATTGgtttttccataattttttctaaataaatactgagaatattaaaacaattattctaatttttgtgcattatttactattttcattttttataatatgtattattattccaattagaaatgataaattaaataaaaaattaattataaataataataaaaatataagttgtaaaaaattagaatctaaaattataataaaaataaaattaagagtaCTTAAAGAGAGTAccaaaatatgttattttaaatattttttaatttaataaataaatattatattttactataaaaaatatttaaaaagttgtctatttttatgtgatttttaatttcataaataaatattcatttttgttataacataataaaaaattataatatactaaaatagaGTACAGTAAAaagttattatataaaaaatacaaaaaaaaagaattaaatacacttaaaaaaataatattattgatgtTTATGTTATATCTGTTTATGAATCTGATTAATGATGTTGAATTGTTGATTCTTGGCTGTGTAACATACATAGGTTAATGGCAGATTGATGTTTGTTTTCTGAttattagtgtttatggttGTTTTGTTGGCATACCAAACTTTATGCCATATTCATCCCAGCCACTCTTCACTGCTACACAGTCATCTCCAGAAACTATATAGCAATCTTCAATTTTGGTGTTTGTGCAAGAATGTAAGAATaggaaaaaaatcaacaaaatgtaagaaaaaaaatttattaatctaTATTCTATATGATTTGTTTAGGCACTCTTAGTTTGTTGTTTGGAGACGGAGTAATATATAGTCTCAAACTCTGCTGGGATGACTTAGGGTGTGTTTGTAAAATACGTTGAAGAGGATAAAAGTGCGTTTTAACATTATCCCAAAAGCTCGTTCACTAGAAGTAAGAAATTATAACTTCTGCGTTTACTTTACTCAACGTAGGTTTAGGTTTGTTGCTAGTTATTATTGgtttttccataattttttctaaataaatactGAGAATATTAAAACAATTATTCTATTTGCCCAACATAAATCCAAAGACACACTTAATCGATAGTCATATAAAAGGTTGTAAcgttcaaaaaaaattaaacatagtTGCTGTGTTTTAAAGATGCTAAGGCAAACACTCTGGATAGATGCATAATATTAAATCTGTCATGTGATTTGCTTCCGGCGTTGAAGCATAAGAGAATCAAGTGCCTCATAACTTGACCCACCTTTGGCCAACAATTTCAACGCACTCTCTTTGACCTCTTTGACTCTCTCTTTCACCGCCTTCCTTTCTTCATCCTCCATTACACAACCGCACAACTCCCATTACACACCCTCACCACTCTCCCTATTAATAGTACCTGTTATTTTGCTGGGATCACAAAAGTCAAAAACTCAAATGTGATTTTGAAATGCTTTTAAGACTCTACTTTGAATAATGTGAACATATATATGAACTAATAACTATATCACAAGGataggattattattattattattattattgttgttgttattattatttttattattattattattacctgCTATAAGTTGGATGAACATGCCATGATCGTGAATTCAGGAGTGTTAGATTTGAGATTTGGATATTGTTTGAGAACATTAATTCAATTGTAATAGTACGACTAATTTTATggattgttatttttatttagtcaaATTAAGATACTATTGTAGTAGTACTAACTAATTTCATGTCTATTTTTGTATTAGTTATCTTTAGAATTTGAATGTTGGTTGTTCTTAAAATGTTCGtgaagatattattttaaattttataagtctgtgactattttttatttttttatttacgtgGGACCGGTTTTACCAGTTCAACCAGTGATTTATCGGTTGAATCAATAAACCTGTGAACCAGTAGCTTGATCGGTTTGATCACTGATTCGGTTCTTACAACTATGAATATAGTTTTTAATGGAAAGTTTTGAAAAATCTAAGCTGCTGTTTTATAACTTTGAAAACTAAATATTGGTTAAAACTATCATCATAAACTtataaacttaaaattaattaatacataagTGCGTTTATCACAAATTTTTCTTATGTATATCTACAtttgtttactatttttttattacattgatTGATtgtgtattattatttattgtgatAATGTTTTTTTTACTATTCAAATTTCCTTAGATGCAATTGAATAGTATTGTGCTCatacattttttttacattttatgtTAATAATAGACTTACAACACAAGTATGGGGAGCGTTCACAAAAATTCAACAGAGAGTTCtgttgaatttgatgatttaagtTTTGAGTATAGTGGTTCTAGTGAAGAAAATGATATAAATATATCTCAAAAGAAGGGTACAATTGATGAAGCTATGAAAATGGTCGATCGTGGAGATGGATTTGGTGAAGTTGAGAAGAAGTTAACTGAGTTGACCAGGGATGACATTTGGGGTATTGAGCATGATAGTGTAGAGGAGTGTGTTCAATTCTACAAAAATTATGCCAAAGTACATGGTTTTGTTGCAAGGTGTGATGAAAAGGGTTATGATTTCAACGGCAACCTTAACATGAGACAAATGGTTTGTAATAGAGAGGGTACACGGAGAAAGAAGTATCTGGAGATGGAGAATAGGAAAAGAGACCACAGGCCGATAACACGTGTAATGTGTCAAGCGAGAATTAGATTTCACTATGATATGAAATTGAGGAAGTGGAAAGTCACTGCATTTGAAGAGACTCACAATCATGACCTCATCCCACCTAAATATATACAATTTGTCCCCGCATATCGCGTAATGACCGAGGCCGACAAAGCGCAAGCCAACAGTCTGCATGATTATGGTGTGAGAACTTGCCATATAATGGGGTTCATGTTAAAGCAAAAGGGAGGACCTGGAAAAATTGGTTTTACAAAGAAGGATTTGTATAATCATTTCGACAAATCAAAGCGTGCTAAAGTGAAAGATGGTGATGCATATGCAGCATTGAGTTACTTGATTTCTAAGGCTGATGAGGATCCATTGTTGCAAGGAAAATTTACTCTGAAAGATAATAAACTTGAAAATTTAGTATGGGCTGACGGAGCTAGCATAATCGATTATCAATGTTTTAGTGATGTACTAGCATTTGACACAACATACCAGAAGAATAAATATAACAAGCCATTGGTTGTCTTCTCAGGAACTAACCATCACGGGCAGACATGCATATTTGGTTGTGGCTTGCTAGCAGATGAGAAGCATGAGACATATGTATTAGTTTTGAAGATGTTTCTTGAAATAATGGGTAATAAACATCCAACAGCAGTGGTGACAGATGGTGATCTTGCAATGAGAGGAGCAATTAGAGAGGTGATGCCAAATGCAACGCACCGACTTTGTGCGTGGCATTTACATCGCAATGCGTGTGAAGCTATCAAGAATTCTGAGTTTCTTCATGGATTGAAGCACCTTATGTACGGGAATTTTTTTCCGGATGAGTTTGAAGATAAATGGCATCGCTTGGTATCAAAATTCAAGCTTTCTGAAAATGAATGGGTGAAAAAAACATACGAGATCAAAAGGATGTGGGCTTCTGCATATTTGAACGACACGTTTTTTGGTCGAATTAGGACTACGTCACAATGTGAAGGAATTCATTCGTTGATAAAGCACTATATCGATAAAAAATGTTATCTTTTGGATTTGATGCATAATCTTAACGAGGCAGTGAGGCAATATCGAACAAATGAACTGTTGTCTGATTTTAAGTCATTGTTCTCAAGTCCAGTTTTAACTACATGTTTCGAAGACATCGAAAAGGAAGCAGCCAATATTTTTACCCATAATATGTTTAAAGAGGTAAGAAATGAGATACTAGAAGCGAGTAAACTAAACGTTGTCGGCCATTCAATTGACGGTAACAAAATTGAGGTGAGAATGAACAAATATCAAGAGCCGGCTATTGAATATAAGGTTCGGTATGATAGAAGCACTAACAACTTTGCTTGTGATTGTCGATTATTTGAGAGCCGTGGTATCCCTTGTTCCCATATTTTTTGTACTATGAGACATGACCATATTAGCACTATTCCTAATACTCTTATTCACAAGAGGTGGACGAAAGATGCTAAAAAAGAATACATTAGTTCACTTACTGCCGAGGATATTGAATCTGAAAAGATTGCTGGTGTTAGGTACGGTGCTCTAGCGACGCTTTGTTTTTCACTATGTGATAAAGCATCGAAACATCGAGATGACTTCATGGAAATCAGAGAAGACATTTTTGGATTGATTATGAAACTCCATAAAAGACACAATCCAAATGACAAGCTTCCTTCTACCGCCAACTTGGTAGGTGACCCAAGTGTTGTGAAGACAAAAGGAGCCCCACGACAAACAACCAAGACTGCTAAGGCCCGTAAGTGTTCGCATTGTAAACGGATTGGTCATACGGTTCGTAGGTGTCCAAAACTATATGGTGGAGAATGCTCACTAAATTCGAACGAAGATAAATTGAATACTGACATTGACCAATCAAGTACAGAATCAAATGGTGATACGGTAATatctattattaatttttctttgtttaggcTACATTCTTTTCTGTACTActtattacttttaaaatttatgtgttgttGGAATATATTGTATTACATGATATGTCTGATGAGGAAACAATACACCAACGTAACAAAAAACGTAGTGATTTCTTTGAAAATATCCAGAAAAAAGTGAATAAGCCTCATGTCCAATCTACAGAAGTTCAAAGCAACCAGTACAATGATAACAGAACAGAAAAGGCTACtgcacaaacaaaaataaatgcaCCTGAAGCTACTTTTGCGGTATATAACTgtgtattataatataatttgaacTGCTAGagattttttaatagtttttataattttgcatGTAGGACACAAAGAAGGATAGAATTTCAAGTGTCGAAAAGAGTAAGAAAAGAAAGCGGTTAGATAATAATCGCATCGAAAAGGTTAGTTTGTCATGTTGTATTATCGTGTATTGATtcaataatgtataaaaaatgtttttaataatttatttttttatatttatttaacagGGTAGAAAACCAAATGAAGCAGATCATGAAGAAGTTCCCCCCGAAATTGGAACTTATGGTGCTATATCCTCTACAAAGGGTATTGAGAGGTTTCAATGCATGAATAGATTACCTATGTACCCCAGTTTTAATGGATATCCCATGCCACCTTTTTATTCATACAGTGGAGGTAGAACACCCATGTTCCAGATAAATCCATCACAAGCTAATGTACCAAATTACTACTATTATTGGAATGCAAGAGTTCAAGAttttaagaagaagaagaattaatgCATTCGTCATGGATTATAAGTTGTGACTTGTGTTCGCTATGAAAGTGTATTACTGTATTCGAAACAAATTTTATGTGTAAGATTCTagatttacaaaaattaaataatacgttattttactatttattcATCAAGAATATATTTTCGGAGATTTTTACATAAAATGCGAGTAAtttcttaattataatttaaagttctagtaatttagaaataatgaaaatttgatataacgtattttgaatatttagtttcgaatttattttataaacaaagaaaaatttatttatttatctataattttaaaatagactatttaattaaaaataatttgcaaaagaaaaaaaaatatataatatccttaaaattaattttattgactGAGTTTAGTTTTCAACTCATATTCCAATTCAATCTGTAAATTCCCAATTCAAACCCTAATTTCACCAACCTTAACCCCTATTACTCAACTCACACACACGTAACCCCCAGCTGCCACTCACTCACCACCACTATTCCCCTTTCCCTCTTACCCACACCCACACAAGACACACACATACACTAACAGTGGAAAGATGAAAGAAAGAGAGGGGAAATCTGAGAAAAGGAAAACAGAGGAAGAGAGctttcgaaaaagaaggaggaaggaGGGTGAAGCTGCTGCTGTGCCGTCGTGTCCAGCTCGCCATCGCTCGTCGTCGCACCGCGTCACCATCGAGAGTAGAAACGCGAGAGAGG harbors:
- the LOC107469823 gene encoding protein FAR1-RELATED SEQUENCE 5-like; the protein is MGSVHKNSTESSVEFDDLSFEYSGSSEENDINISQKKGTIDEAMKMVDRGDGFGEVEKKLTELTRDDIWGIEHDSVEECVQFYKNYAKVHGFVARCDEKGYDFNGNLNMRQMVCNREGTRRKKYLEMENRKRDHRPITRVMCQARIRFHYDMKLRKWKVTAFEETHNHDLIPPKYIQFVPAYRVMTEADKAQANSLHDYGVRTCHIMGFMLKQKGGPGKIGFTKKDLYNHFDKSKRAKVKDGDAYAALSYLISKADEDPLLQGKFTLKDNKLENLVWADGASIIDYQCFSDVLAFDTTYQKNKYNKPLVVFSGTNHHGQTCIFGCGLLADEKHETYVLVLKMFLEIMGNKHPTAVVTDGDLAMRGAIREVMPNATHRLCAWHLHRNACEAIKNSEFLHGLKHLMYGNFFPDEFEDKWHRLVSKFKLSENEWVKKTYEIKRMWASAYLNDTFFGRIRTTSQCEGIHSLIKHYIDKKCYLLDLMHNLNEAVRQYRTNELLSDFKSLFSSPVLTTCFEDIEKEAANIFTHNMFKEVRNEILEASKLNVVGHSIDGNKIEVRMNKYQEPAIEYKVRYDRSTNNFACDCRLFESRGIPCSHIFCTMRHDHISTIPNTLIHKRWTKDAKKEYISSLTAEDIESEKIAGVRYGALATLCFSLCDKASKHRDDFMEIREDIFGLIMKLHKRHNPNDKLPSTANLVGDPSVVKTKGAPRQTTKTAKARKCSHCKRIGHTVRRCPKLYGGECSLNSNEDKLNTDIDQSSTESNGDTKKVNKPHVQSTEVQSNQYNDNRTEKATAQTKINAPEATFADTKKDRISSVEKSKKRKRLDNNRIEKGRKPNEADHEEVPPEIGTYGAISSTKGIERFQCMNRLPMYPSFNGYPMPPFYSYSGGRTPMFQINPSQANVPNYYYYWNARVQDFKKKKN